The segment TAAGAACACAAGGGTACCATGAAGACGGCTTGCTGAGAGACCATGATTAACAGGAAAACAGCTATCAGCAAGAGACTGCATAAAAAAGGCTGGCTAtaacaaggaagaaaaccagattGGAATAAAGCAAGTAAATATGAGTCAAATACAACCTCACAAAGGTGACGGTTCCTCACTGCAGCTGCAGGATTGCACTTGGCTTTGGGCGCCTTGGAATTCATTACAAGGTCACAATGCAACGCCCCACATAAATCCGCCAAGCACTTGCTATGACTCTGAATTCATGAAATATTGTCATGTGGCACTGCCATAAAACATGCTCTGATAGAGAAAAAGCATAGATGCCAACATCATAATAAGAACTTAGATCCTAAAAGGAACCTTCAAACAGTTCACAGTATAGTGTTAAAGCATGGTCAGAAACATGACATAAATTCACCAGCAGTAACACTTTCAACATGACTACTTTGGAAAAACCAAAGACAATGCTTTGATAGAGTAGATATTGCCCTCCAATGCTGTGTTTCTCTTACTCAGAATCAGAAACTATAACCACATATTCTTCATGAAGGAAAAAGCTTATCGTGAGGACTTCCTTTTTCTAAGAGAGATGCTCTTTTATGTAACAAAATATCGTAAAAATTGGTAGTGACAATTTATTCTAGACTTGTAATGCTCCTTTCCAACTGTAATTaacatatataatatcataaaaattttaaaaataacaagaaataaaatcttaaattaaaataaaaggtataTGACCTGAATCTACACAATGACATGACTTATGGAGATGGTAGGAAAACATAAAATTCCTATCAGCGACTCAGCTgaggatgaactttttattttttaagtttgtttTGAACTTTGGAGTTGTATGACAAGTACCTTTGCATTAAAAATTCACATGTTATGCAGCCAAACTGGAACCAACTCCATGTTGATTTCTGCTGTTTGATAACCTTAGCCCCTAAGGCAGGCTTTACTCTTTCTAGACAACTTCAGGAACTTTCCAAACAGCCCCAAACAAATTACAGGAAGCACAAATGTaaacataaaatgaaatagacaatttgataaatttgaGCATTCAGATTGAACTTGACAACTAATGGTATGAACAAAATGGACAAGGAACCAGGGACCACATACAACATTCAGAAGATCATGGTGTCTGTTGTCAAAATGTTGATCAAGAAATTTCTCTGCACGGAAGCTTTTCTTGCAGTATCCACAGCGCCATTCATTTATATCCACATGAATCTTATGCTGCTCCTGATCTCTGAATAAGTGATTGTCAGGATGAAGTTTACATGAACTTGATATCTGATACTGCTCTCGCTCCACAAACGGCATCAAATACTGTAGAATATAAATAAACATCATAAGAATCAATGTCACACATTATTGTCTCAGAGATATACAAGATGCACTTTGCCACTACCTCCTCAATAATCTTCCAAGCTGTCCTACTTCTTTCTCTTGAACAATGTACTTCATGGGCATGatctttttgttgtttgagaTTTCTTCATGTTGAAACAACATGGGCATTAGATGGCTAACCTTTGGAAAAATATAACATCTGAAGCAACCAATGACTAGCAATTGTGAATCCAATCTCATGGTAATGTAAATGATGAACTATTCATGTATCTGTTTATATTCATATTGAAATCCCATGTAGATGTAGAATAGGCTAGAACATTTGGGGCATATATGAACAGATAATAACTTGTTATGTTTCACGTATTCATCATGAAATCCCATGCCAACGTTCATTGTGAATATTCAGGAGAGTGatgaataacaaataaaacattatgTCTAATCTAACAACAATGCAAGCAAGCATACCTCGCAGCTGCAGATTCTTCAAAGTCCTGGAACatgaataaattgaaaattttcatattagaaaGCATAGGAAGCAACATATAGTATCATGTAATAAGAAAATGTCGAATGAAAGAAGCTAATAGCACACAAAAGACTTAGGCTGAAGAAAGAACCATCTAGACtaagaaaaatatgttgaaCCAAGGACTAAAAGAATTAAACAAAGGACCAAGATGACTACAAAGAAGTGCAAGGGCAATACCGCTTGCATATTACATACTGCAATGCTAAACAAAGTTAACAACACAAATAACAGGGCAGATATTAAAAATGGTAAGGTGAAGCAAATATGGTGAGGAGAATGAAAAACTTCCTCTTTTGAGTTTGAAAAccactttcaaataaaatataacctTAACCGAGTAGAGGGAGAAAGCACAACCCCTGATTCTACTTCATCAACCCCCTTGCATACTTTTGGGAACTGTTGATAATTAAGTTGCTTTAATAAAGTTTATCATGATTAGCAAAAATCAAGCTCTTAGAGGCGCAAAATTAACCtttttaattcttgaaaaaaataattagtagaCCAATTAAAAAGCAAGCATTCATTTAATACATTAACACCATTAACATGTCACAAACAATTTCCCAAAGAACCAAAGATACCAAAAAAAGAAACCCCACATTCAATGgcgatataatatttttttttgtcaatgaTTGAATCATTTCTTATACTGCAGGCTTGGGTGTAATATGAGAAATCCCAGCCAATTTCACCAATTATTCTTCTTTGGGCTGCATTTAGTTGCAAGGAATTGGAGTTGATAGAACAGTTTTCCTCCAGATAGCACAACAggcataaaagaaaaatgcaaaccATTTGCATGACTGCAGATAAGATTAAGGAAATTTACATTTCAACTCATCCAAACAACCATGCATCCGTAATTGGGCTGATTAGTTCATACCCTCCAAAACCCAAACCACATAGAGCATATAAGGTTCCCAAATTTCCTTGAGTTTTCCACtattttctcatcaaccaaacaaatAATGACCGCACAtggatcaaatcaaaataaaaaatagattaatttgCTCAAAAGCACCTGGGTAGTGTGTGAGAGAGATGAAATTGGGAGTGCTCCTTGTAGAGAAAGCGAAATCAAGAGAAGAATAGATGCAATTTCTGTAGCCCTTCCCATTTCAGCTCTCTCTCTCCCGAACCCTTGTTGGGGTTAAGCTCCCTCCAGTCTCTTAGGGCCTGTTTGGAAAACAAAACAGCTTTCGTCCTCGGAGACTAGGAACTGGCAAAATGGAAAGGCAAAGCAAAGGAAAGTACGGttcttttttatgaaaaagatattcctttttagtttttactaaCTGATTAAAAGGAAAGATTTTTAACTATGATGGCATCCATGAagtatatcattattttttatctatcatattaataatagtaataaaataagattgatTAAAAGGAAATAGGATGACAACGGGGCACGGACGAGTTGGGTCATCCCAAtcccatttaatttattaaaatttattttttcgagaaataatattaaaatggtAAAGTAATGATAGGTTCAATGAAAAAATGGTTGAGGCACTTAAAGACTAATAATCATgattgaaacatttttatttagtaaagagGAATTGGGACACTTTTATAGGTTTTTTAATCAATCTCTATCTTTTCATAACTTTTTACCATTTTGTTCGTTAAAGGCTTATTAGAGTTGATCTCTCGATGTTATCTACAATCGAGAAAGAATTTGGTAAAGTAATGATAGGTTCAATGAAAAAATGGTTGAGGCATACAGACTGCGAGTTAAAGACTAATAATCATGATTGAAACATTTCTATTTAGTAAAGAGGAATTGGGACGCCTTTATAGGTCTTTCAATCAATCTCTATCTTCTCATAACTCTTTACCATTCTATTTGTTAAAGATTGATATCTCTTGATCTCTCGATGTTATCTACAACCGAGAAAGAATTTGCATGCTTTCTTGCCATATCTTGTGCTTGTTAGAAGTCTCTTGCACTAGCGTTTAACTTTTTCAAAACTCCTTTTGTAGTGACACAATAACATTTCCAAGCATGGAGATGATCCCCCACTATCTCCATTACTTCTTATGTTGTCAATAGAAGATCTTTTGGTGTTAAGTGGTTGATGCTACCTATATCTGGTGGGTTTAGGTTCTTCCACATATTGCATTATAGGGAGAAGACACATCCACTATGAGGAATTTTATCATTATCATAGTCAACTTCACTCTGACAAGTAATGTAATATTCCCCCGTTGCTAACATCAAGTCACTGGTAAAGCCAATTAATGAACCATATCTAGAAACAATATGAGAGTCAATAACCCCATTCTTTATGTTGTATATGTAAATATGATGTATGTCGAGCTTCTAAGGTCAATTAGTATTCTTTGCACTTGGCAATTTAGCAATCAACAAGATAACTACTAGTACCAAGGCATCATTGTAAGGGTGTCCCATATTCTTTTCTAGGCTCTATGCCAAAATTAGGTCTCTATAAGTGGGTTGGTAGATAATGACTGGGCAGACTTCTAATTTGACTTAATTGAATATTTGACTTGCTTAGTTGGGAATCCTTTATGCCACCCGAATGTTTAATATTCTATTCACTTGCTATTATAAGAATTTTGGGGTTTAGCTATGGTGATGTCTTATTCTAAATTAGCATACTTGTATGCTCTTGTGAAAGCCTTTTCCATGctattcaacttttttttgtGAAGAGACATGTAATGGTCAGAGTCCACAAGCAACCCTCTTTTAAATGCAATAAGGGCAATTACATCATTATACCGCTCCATTTGTACTAGAGCAATGCTAAAGTGTTGCACATATTCTTAAGAGTCTCTCTCCATTCATCATGCTTATATTGAAAAGTAAGTCCATGTCCCATCTTTGTTTGGAAGAACACATGTGCTATGAAAGAAATATTGTGCAAAGTTCTAAAAATGTATCCACTTAGTAGATTATGAAACCATATGAGTGTAGGGCCTTGCAAATTGATCACAAAAGCTTTGACACATCAACACATTGTTCCCTTGCATAAGtgtcataaattataaaaaaaaatgcctatGGTGATCATTGATATCACCTATCTTGTAATACATCTAGAATTTAGGGAACACAAAACCAATTGGTAAGTCAATTTTAATAATGTGTGAGGTGAATAGTGTCCCAACTAATACTTACATTCTTCAAGTAAACATTCGCTAAGTTGTCTTCCCCTTCATGGAATTGACACAAGCCTTTAACTCATCAAGTTGTAATTCAAGTGTTCCTTTGTCTTGGATGGAGCAAGTTACCCCATTTCATACTAATTTGCCTCTTCATCAAATGGGTAGAATAAGCTTGTTGGGACTGATAATGAGGGTGTTGCCTAGAATAGCACGTTGGTGAGTGTTGTCCCATCAACTACACCCTAAGTTTTTCATTGTCATGCATCAAAGTTTCATTTTGCTAGATCAAAGCTTATATTTACTAGTCAAAATGTCCTTTCCAACGTTCAAATATTCCTATAGTTTTGGCAAGGTGAACCCCTTAAGCTAAGGAGGTTTTtgcaagtcatttttcaaagaaCTCATCTTCATTCCTGTGGGATCCCCACTAAAAAGTGTTACatgtctctctctcttttggcCACGCGGACGATCCCCCTGTGACACGTAGCACAGTTAGTTATACCCGGACGGGGGAATCATCGCTCAATCCACCCGAGGTGTCTCGCAGCTGCCATTATATCCGGCTGACATTCCCCCTTAGTCGGATATCTCATATCCGGATCTGggcgacgttccaccttctccaagTATATCTCATCCGGCATCTTCCACCGGATGGGAAAGGGAagacgattcaacttccccggataGACATGTCCGACTACTCTTTTGACAACATACCCGGACAGCATAGCTAGTTGGATATTCGTAGAATCACCGGATCCACTTCCGCCCGCATATCAAGAAGATAACTCTGACAACACTGATGACCAAGCCCACTGAACTGTCACTCATCATTGATGCAAGATACATTCGACAAGACATTCCCAAATCTTCTCTGTTTTCCTAACACACTCCCGAtatttaaaaagtcataaagTGCGGCGACGTTCACTGCCTAAATACCTTCCTGACAACCGCCTTCTGACACCAgaaatgtcatgattgctttgccTATGAGCCACAATCATAACAATGGGACCCACTAGCCAAGCGGTGCCATgctttctgacactatataaaagaggcttcacacaaagaggaaggtaaggTTTTTCTCCCTGAAACAAACCTGAGAGCTTGATCTCTTGAGTCATGGCTAACAGAACCATCGGAGGGTGCGTCCGGACATCCCATCCGGACGCCTTTTTGCAGGAAGGAGGAAGGACTAATACTATGCGTTGACTGAGATTTCGTTGCTGATTGACAATCACTGTAGTAGAGAAATTTCGCCACCAACACtggcgccgtctgtgggaacCGTCTTCTCTACTCAG is part of the Vitis riparia cultivar Riparia Gloire de Montpellier isolate 1030 chromosome 17, EGFV_Vit.rip_1.0, whole genome shotgun sequence genome and harbors:
- the LOC117904967 gene encoding uncharacterized protein LOC117904967; the encoded protein is MGRATEIASILLLISLSLQGALPISSLSHTTQDFEESAAARNLKQQKDHAHEVHCSRERSRTAWKIIEEYLMPFVEREQYQISSSCKLHPDNHLFRDQEQHKIHVDINEWRCGYCKKSFRAEKFLDQHFDNRHHDLLNVSHSKCLADLCGALHCDLVMNSKAPKAKCNPAAAVRNRHLCESLADSCFPVNHGLSASRLHDIFLRQFCDAHTCSGGGKPFSRGGMKQPSIFYLAISILTLMMLPVFYIIVYLYQREMRKGTQELKRISRHGLKTKPS